The following are from one region of the Candidatus Woesearchaeota archaeon genome:
- a CDS encoding J domain-containing protein, protein MATKENPLSKFPFSKGQLEVLLVNGTLVDAAKKYYRNAARLLHPDQGGKDFVDYGLPADGVFKVLNGAYQEIEAADAAQLESWVNSYGNGGGIPEEQVARILAGAQILKDRLAVAETEKGDLERKLLDLVRAAATGAGISERRIQELLASKGGDPAKVRELEARVEVAERERDKNRTLYNAAVRDGDIARAERATARRQADKNLADAEIYRTRAEGLEPALKTARAAEARIQAEYTQAVEAATNQIRRLGEETSALRQGLKEAVRPDVGETPHLLAHLLVYELLRAGAVPSPAYRGAFIRGARAYGSGAYGDARQHLAPFLKSESADDAVGVYLFGMVVDAQNQGPDGKPLNAGAAKWAAGLKYYARKKDATIEEKLQALATPVPIEYYPFFMRGLAAFMEGDYPEAKKQLTIFRGSGRGGIDSAAGMYLLGEVISAESSTEGNRKYGAGLKYRAKRLDGQVEAKMSVFLAPPKAD, encoded by the coding sequence ATGGCTACCAAAGAAAATCCACTCAGCAAATTTCCCTTCAGCAAGGGACAGCTTGAGGTTTTGTTAGTCAACGGCACATTAGTTGATGCAGCAAAAAAATATTATCGCAATGCCGCGCGGCTGCTCCACCCGGATCAGGGTGGAAAAGATTTTGTTGATTACGGCTTGCCTGCCGACGGCGTTTTCAAGGTTTTGAATGGCGCGTATCAGGAGATTGAAGCTGCGGATGCAGCCCAGCTCGAGAGCTGGGTGAACAGCTACGGCAACGGCGGCGGCATTCCTGAAGAACAGGTTGCGCGTATTCTTGCAGGAGCACAGATTTTGAAGGATCGGTTGGCTGTTGCAGAAACAGAAAAAGGAGATTTAGAAAGAAAATTACTCGATCTTGTTCGGGCTGCTGCAACTGGTGCAGGCATTTCAGAACGGCGCATTCAAGAACTTCTTGCGAGTAAGGGCGGTGATCCGGCGAAAGTTCGCGAACTCGAAGCACGCGTTGAAGTAGCGGAACGCGAGCGAGATAAAAACCGCACGCTGTATAATGCCGCAGTTCGTGATGGCGACATTGCGCGCGCAGAGCGCGCTACTGCACGCCGACAAGCTGATAAAAATCTAGCAGATGCAGAAATATATAGAACACGGGCAGAGGGTTTAGAGCCAGCGTTGAAAACAGCGCGTGCAGCAGAAGCCCGTATTCAAGCGGAATACACACAGGCAGTTGAAGCAGCAACGAATCAGATACGCCGGCTTGGTGAAGAAACATCCGCTCTGCGCCAAGGATTGAAAGAAGCAGTGCGGCCCGATGTTGGTGAAACACCCCATCTTCTTGCACATCTTTTAGTGTACGAGTTACTTCGTGCAGGGGCAGTGCCGTCGCCTGCCTATCGCGGTGCATTCATTCGAGGCGCGCGCGCCTATGGTTCTGGAGCATATGGAGATGCTCGACAGCACCTTGCACCGTTTCTAAAAAGTGAATCAGCAGACGACGCCGTTGGTGTGTACTTATTCGGCATGGTTGTTGATGCGCAGAATCAGGGACCTGATGGAAAACCACTGAACGCGGGCGCAGCAAAATGGGCTGCCGGATTAAAATACTACGCGCGAAAAAAAGACGCGACCATCGAAGAGAAACTGCAGGCTCTTGCAACGCCGGTGCCCATTGAATATTATCCTTTTTTTATGCGAGGCCTTGCTGCGTTCATGGAAGGAGATTATCCTGAAGCAAAAAAGCAACTCACTATCTTTCGGGGAAGTGGGCGTGGCGGCATTGACAGCGCAGCGGGAATGTATTTGTTGGGGGAAGTTATCAGCGCAGAGAGCAGCACTGAAGGCAACCGTAAGTACGGTGCCGGGCTGAAATACCGGGCAAAACGGCTCGATGGTCAGGTAGAAGCCAAAATGAGCGTATTTTTGGCCCCTCCAAAAGCCGATTAA